In Proteus vulgaris, one DNA window encodes the following:
- the cytR gene encoding DNA-binding transcriptional regulator CytR, protein MKDVALAAGVSTATVSRTLMNPEKVSSQTRQKVEQAVLDVGYYPHNLSKNLKRNESKTILVIVPNISDPFFTDVVCGIEETAAQHGYLVLIGDCKHQQKHENAFINLIITKQIDGMLLLGSHIPFDVSKEEQKNLPPMIMANEFAPELELPTVHIDNLTASFRATHYLQQMGHKRIACITGPEDMPLCRYRLQGYIQAMRRTGVPLREDYIIRGDFTHESGAESLKKLISLPEPPTAVFCHSDIMAIGVMWQAKKLGLELPRDLSVIGFDNLDITRYSEPALTTMEQPRYEIGRQSMLLLLDQLQGRPVAPGSRLLDCELIIRDSVCQLKS, encoded by the coding sequence ATGAAAGATGTTGCCCTTGCAGCCGGCGTGTCCACAGCAACCGTGTCACGTACTTTAATGAATCCGGAAAAAGTATCCTCACAAACCCGTCAGAAAGTTGAACAGGCTGTTCTTGACGTGGGCTATTACCCACATAACCTGTCAAAAAATCTTAAGCGCAATGAGTCAAAAACGATCCTTGTGATCGTCCCTAACATCAGTGATCCTTTTTTTACTGATGTTGTGTGTGGCATTGAAGAAACTGCGGCACAACATGGTTATCTCGTTCTTATTGGTGATTGTAAACATCAGCAAAAACACGAAAATGCATTTATTAATCTCATTATCACCAAACAAATTGATGGTATGTTACTTCTTGGTTCACATATTCCTTTTGATGTTTCCAAAGAAGAGCAGAAAAATTTACCTCCAATGATTATGGCGAATGAATTTGCGCCTGAGCTCGAATTACCTACTGTCCATATCGATAATCTCACTGCATCTTTTAGAGCAACGCACTATTTACAACAAATGGGGCATAAGCGTATTGCTTGTATTACAGGTCCTGAAGATATGCCTTTATGCCGTTATCGTTTGCAAGGCTATATTCAAGCAATGCGTAGAACAGGTGTACCTTTACGTGAGGATTATATTATTCGTGGTGATTTTACCCATGAAAGCGGTGCAGAAAGTCTGAAAAAGCTAATTTCTTTACCTGAACCACCGACAGCCGTATTTTGCCATAGCGATATTATGGCAATTGGTGTGATGTGGCAGGCTAAAAAATTAGGATTGGAACTACCAAGAGATCTCTCTGTAATTGGTTTTGATAATCTTGATATCACACGTTATAGCGAACCCGCACTAACTACGATGGAACAACCTCGTTATGAAATTGGACGTCAATCTATGTTGTTATTGCTCGATCAATTACAAGGTAGGCCTGTTGCACCTGGTTCTCGTTTATTAGATTGCGAGCTAATTATAAGAGATAGTGTCTGTCAGCTTAAAAGCTAG
- a CDS encoding MIP/aquaporin family protein, whose translation MSQTKTSLTGQCLSEFIGTALLVFFGLGCVAAARIAGAQLGLWEISIIWGLGVALAVYLTAGTSGAHLNPAVTVAFWLFACFERRKVVPYIIAQMLGGFFAAAVVYFMYYSVFLDYEQVNGIVRGSQESLFTAGVFSTYPAAQISVAQAFVVEIIIAVILVGLILALTDDGNGVPKGPLAPLLIGILIAVIGGAFGPLTGFALNPARDFGPKLVAYFAGWGDIALTGGRDIPYFLVPMIAPFIGGILGALAYRKLIGRHLPCDTCKIEDDK comes from the coding sequence ATGAGCCAGACGAAAACCTCTCTTACAGGTCAATGTCTTTCTGAGTTTATCGGAACCGCATTGCTAGTCTTCTTCGGCCTTGGTTGTGTTGCAGCAGCACGTATCGCTGGTGCTCAGCTAGGTCTTTGGGAGATAAGTATTATCTGGGGGCTGGGTGTTGCCTTAGCCGTTTATCTTACCGCGGGCACATCTGGTGCTCACCTGAACCCTGCTGTTACCGTTGCATTTTGGTTGTTTGCCTGCTTTGAGCGCAGAAAAGTTGTTCCTTATATTATTGCACAAATGCTAGGTGGCTTCTTTGCTGCCGCTGTTGTTTACTTTATGTACTACAGCGTTTTTCTCGACTACGAACAAGTTAATGGCATTGTCAGAGGCTCACAAGAAAGTCTCTTCACTGCCGGTGTATTCTCTACTTATCCCGCAGCTCAAATTTCTGTTGCACAAGCCTTTGTTGTTGAAATCATTATCGCCGTTATCTTAGTTGGCTTAATTTTAGCACTTACTGATGACGGTAACGGGGTTCCTAAAGGTCCTCTGGCCCCTCTATTAATCGGTATTTTAATCGCTGTTATTGGTGGTGCATTTGGTCCATTAACCGGATTCGCCCTAAACCCTGCCCGTGACTTTGGTCCGAAACTGGTTGCGTACTTTGCTGGCTGGGGTGATATTGCACTGACTGGTGGACGTGATATTCCTTATTTCTTAGTTCCAATGATTGCTCCATTTATCGGTGGTATCTTGGGTGCATTGGCTTACCGTAAATTAATTGGCCGTCACTTACCTTGCGATACCTGCAAAATTGAAGACGATAAATAA
- the hslU gene encoding HslU--HslV peptidase ATPase subunit, with the protein MSEMTPREIASELDRFIIGQDKAKRAVAIALRNRWRRMQLDEALRHEVTPKNILMIGPTGVGKTEIARRLAKLANAPFIKVEATKFTEVGYVGKEVDSIIRDLTDSAVKMVRSQAIDKNRFRAEEMAEERILDALIPPAKNNWGVTEQASEPSAARQSFRKKLREGQLDDKEIEIELSATPMGVEIMAPPGMEEMTNQLQSMFQNLAGQKQKARKMKIKDAFKLIVEEEAAKLVNPEELKQQAIDAVEQHGIVFIDEVDKICKRGGQSSGPDVSREGVQRDLLPLVEGCTVSTKHGMVKTDHILFIASGAFQVSSPSDLIPELQGRLPIRVELQALTAEDFERILTEPNASLTKQYEALMATEGVSISFTEDGIRKIAESAWRVNETTENIGARRLHTVLERLMEEISYDASERQGQSILIDAEYVKQHLDELVADEDLSRFIL; encoded by the coding sequence ATGTCTGAAATGACTCCTCGCGAAATAGCCAGCGAACTTGATAGATTTATTATTGGTCAAGATAAAGCGAAACGTGCTGTGGCAATTGCCCTACGTAACCGCTGGCGTCGTATGCAGCTCGACGAAGCGCTGCGCCATGAAGTAACACCTAAAAATATTCTGATGATTGGCCCTACTGGTGTGGGTAAAACTGAAATTGCACGTCGTTTAGCAAAATTAGCCAATGCACCTTTCATCAAAGTAGAAGCAACTAAATTCACAGAAGTGGGTTATGTGGGTAAAGAAGTTGATTCTATTATTCGCGACTTAACCGACTCTGCGGTCAAAATGGTGCGTAGCCAAGCGATTGATAAAAATCGTTTCCGTGCTGAGGAAATGGCTGAGGAACGCATTCTTGATGCACTTATTCCACCTGCAAAAAATAACTGGGGTGTCACAGAGCAAGCCTCTGAACCTTCAGCCGCTCGTCAATCTTTCCGTAAAAAATTACGCGAAGGTCAATTAGACGATAAAGAGATTGAAATTGAATTATCTGCAACACCAATGGGTGTTGAAATCATGGCTCCTCCAGGAATGGAAGAGATGACAAATCAATTACAATCTATGTTCCAAAATTTAGCTGGGCAGAAACAAAAAGCACGTAAGATGAAAATCAAAGATGCGTTTAAGCTGATTGTTGAAGAAGAAGCCGCTAAATTAGTTAATCCTGAAGAGCTTAAACAACAAGCTATTGATGCAGTAGAACAACACGGTATTGTCTTTATTGATGAAGTAGACAAAATCTGTAAACGTGGCGGTCAAAGTTCTGGCCCTGACGTTTCTCGTGAGGGTGTACAACGTGACCTCTTACCACTGGTTGAAGGTTGTACAGTTTCAACAAAACACGGTATGGTAAAAACAGACCATATCCTGTTTATTGCGTCAGGTGCTTTCCAAGTTTCCAGTCCTTCTGATTTAATTCCTGAGTTGCAAGGACGTCTGCCAATTCGCGTTGAACTTCAAGCGCTGACAGCAGAAGATTTTGAGCGTATTCTTACTGAGCCTAATGCATCGTTAACAAAACAGTATGAGGCTTTAATGGCAACCGAAGGGGTTTCTATTAGCTTTACTGAAGACGGTATTCGCAAAATTGCTGAATCAGCATGGCGTGTAAATGAAACGACCGAAAACATCGGTGCTCGTCGTTTACATACTGTTTTAGAACGCTTAATGGAAGAAATATCCTACGATGCAAGCGAACGACAAGGTCAATCTATATTGATTGATGCAGAATATGTGAAACAGCATCTGGATGAGCTTGTAGCAGATGAAGATCTGAGTCGATTTATTTTATAA
- the hslV gene encoding ATP-dependent protease subunit HslV: protein MTTIVSVRRKGQVVIGGDGQATMGNTVMKGNVRKVRRLYNDKVIAGFAGGTADAFTLFELFERKLELHQGHLTKAAVELAKDWRTDRMLRKLEALLAVADENTSLIITGNGDVVQPENDLIAIGSGGPYAQAAARAMLENTELSAREIAEKALSIAGDICIYTNHNVNFEELSSKE, encoded by the coding sequence ATGACTACAATCGTAAGTGTTCGCCGTAAGGGCCAAGTTGTAATCGGTGGTGATGGACAGGCGACGATGGGTAATACCGTCATGAAAGGCAATGTTCGCAAAGTACGCCGTCTTTATAACGACAAAGTCATTGCGGGATTTGCTGGCGGCACTGCTGATGCTTTTACTCTTTTTGAACTGTTTGAACGCAAATTAGAACTTCACCAAGGGCATTTAACCAAAGCTGCGGTAGAGCTCGCAAAAGATTGGCGTACAGATAGAATGCTGCGCAAATTAGAAGCGCTACTTGCTGTTGCGGATGAAAACACATCCCTTATCATCACGGGTAATGGTGATGTTGTTCAACCAGAAAACGATTTAATTGCTATCGGTTCTGGTGGCCCTTATGCACAAGCAGCGGCAAGAGCTATGCTAGAAAATACTGAACTTTCTGCACGCGAAATCGCTGAAAAAGCGCTGAGTATCGCTGGAGATATCTGTATTTACACTAACCATAATGTCAACTTTGAAGAACTCTCTTCAAAAGAGTAA
- a CDS encoding 1,4-dihydroxy-2-naphthoate polyprenyltransferase, which produces MSSLNSTSRTQAWLESLRPKTLPLGLIAIVTGSALAYWMGHFELPIALLAILTAGTLQILSNLANDYGDAVKGTDTEERLGPLRGMQKGVITAAQMKKALILNVIISCICGIALIIVACKKPEDAIGFLVMGLLAIVAAITYTVGRRPYGYMGLGDISVLIFFGWLSVIGTYYLQSNTFDIVTLLPATACGLLSVAVLNINNMRDLESDIQAGKNTLAVRLGPAGSRTYHTCVIFLSIACLIIFSLLYMHRWTAWLFLLATPMLLLHIKRVNADHSGEAMRPLLEHMVKAALLTNVLFSLGLVLE; this is translated from the coding sequence ATGAGCTCTCTAAATTCCACTAGCCGGACTCAAGCCTGGCTTGAAAGTTTACGACCCAAAACACTGCCTTTAGGGTTAATTGCCATTGTGACCGGTTCCGCATTAGCGTATTGGATGGGGCATTTTGAGCTACCTATTGCACTACTTGCTATTTTGACAGCGGGTACATTACAAATTCTATCAAACCTTGCTAATGACTACGGTGATGCAGTAAAAGGCACTGATACAGAAGAGCGTTTAGGGCCACTTCGTGGAATGCAAAAAGGCGTAATAACAGCAGCTCAAATGAAAAAAGCACTGATCCTTAATGTTATTATTTCCTGTATCTGTGGTATTGCACTGATTATTGTCGCCTGTAAAAAGCCAGAAGACGCTATTGGCTTCTTAGTGATGGGATTACTCGCCATTGTCGCAGCCATTACCTATACCGTAGGCCGACGTCCTTATGGCTATATGGGATTAGGTGATATTTCTGTCTTAATATTCTTTGGTTGGTTAAGTGTCATCGGAACTTATTACTTACAATCTAACACCTTCGATATTGTCACCCTACTTCCAGCTACAGCCTGTGGTTTACTGTCTGTCGCCGTTCTAAACATTAATAATATGCGCGATTTAGAAAGTGATATCCAAGCGGGTAAGAATACATTGGCCGTTCGCTTAGGCCCTGCTGGCTCACGAACTTACCATACCTGCGTCATTTTTCTCTCTATTGCTTGCTTAATTATCTTCTCGCTTCTATATATGCACCGCTGGACAGCATGGCTATTCTTACTCGCAACACCAATGCTTTTATTGCATATTAAACGTGTTAATGCCGATCATTCTGGCGAAGCGATGCGCCCTTTACTTGAACATATGGTAAAAGCAGCACTACTCACTAACGTGCTCTTCTCTTTAGGTTTAGTTTTAGAATAA
- the zapB gene encoding cell division protein ZapB translates to MSFEVFEKLESKVQQAIDTITLLQMEIEELKEKNDALNQEVQATKGSQEALVRENEELKQEQSSWQERLRALLGKMEDVQ, encoded by the coding sequence ATGTCATTTGAAGTTTTCGAAAAGTTAGAATCAAAAGTACAACAAGCTATTGATACCATCACGTTATTACAGATGGAAATTGAAGAGCTAAAAGAAAAAAATGATGCGCTGAACCAAGAAGTTCAAGCAACTAAAGGATCGCAAGAAGCGCTTGTTCGTGAAAACGAAGAACTGAAACAAGAGCAATCAAGCTGGCAAGAGCGTTTACGCGCCCTGTTAGGCAAAATGGAAGATGTACAATAA
- the glpK gene encoding glycerol kinase GlpK, with translation MTTETNTSSEKKYIVALDQGTTSSRAVVIDHDANIVSISQREFTQIYPKPGWVEHDPMEIWATQSATLVEVLAKADIPSDHVAGIGITNQRETTIVWDKETGKPVYNAIVWQCRRTADFCTRLKDKEGVEEYIRQNTGLMVDPYFSGTKLKWILDNVEGAREKAENGELLFGTVDTWLVWKMTQGRVHVTDFTNASRTMLFNIHSLDWDQKILDLLDIPRNMLPKVVPSSEVYGQTNIGGKGGTRIPIAGMAGDQQAALYGQLCVQSGMAKNTYGTGCFLLMNTGTEAVRSNHGLLTTICCGPRGEVNYALEGAVFVGGASIQWLRDELKLIDEATDSEYFATKVNDTNGVYVVPAFTGLGAPYWDPYARGAIFGLTRGANRNHIIRATLESIAYQTRDVLDAMQADSGARLQSLRVDGGAVANNFLMQFQSDILGTRVERPVVRESTALGAAFLAGLAIGFWNDLEEVKNKAAIDKEFRPGIETTERNYRYNGWKKAVARAQEWEDRG, from the coding sequence ATGACAACAGAAACAAATACATCAAGCGAAAAAAAATACATTGTTGCACTTGATCAGGGTACAACCAGCTCACGTGCCGTAGTTATTGATCACGATGCAAATATCGTCAGTATCTCACAACGCGAATTCACTCAAATTTATCCTAAGCCAGGCTGGGTTGAACATGATCCAATGGAAATTTGGGCAACACAAAGTGCAACCTTAGTTGAAGTATTAGCAAAAGCAGATATTCCATCTGATCATGTAGCGGGTATTGGTATCACAAACCAACGTGAAACTACCATTGTATGGGATAAAGAAACGGGTAAACCTGTTTATAACGCAATTGTATGGCAATGTCGTCGTACTGCCGATTTCTGTACCCGCTTAAAAGATAAAGAAGGTGTTGAAGAATATATTCGTCAAAACACAGGTTTAATGGTTGACCCTTATTTCTCTGGTACAAAATTAAAGTGGATCCTCGACAACGTCGAAGGTGCGCGTGAAAAAGCAGAAAATGGTGAATTGTTATTTGGTACTGTCGACACTTGGTTAGTTTGGAAAATGACACAAGGCCGTGTTCACGTTACCGATTTCACTAACGCTTCACGTACTATGTTATTTAACATTCACTCTTTAGATTGGGATCAGAAAATCCTCGATCTGCTGGATATTCCCCGCAATATGTTACCAAAAGTGGTGCCATCTTCAGAAGTTTATGGCCAAACCAACATTGGTGGTAAAGGGGGTACTCGTATTCCTATCGCGGGTATGGCAGGTGACCAACAAGCTGCACTTTATGGTCAACTTTGCGTACAAAGTGGTATGGCGAAAAATACCTATGGTACAGGCTGCTTCTTACTGATGAATACAGGTACAGAAGCTGTTCGCTCTAATCATGGTTTGTTAACAACTATCTGCTGTGGCCCTCGTGGCGAAGTGAACTATGCCTTAGAAGGTGCCGTATTCGTTGGTGGTGCATCCATTCAATGGTTACGTGATGAGTTAAAACTCATTGATGAAGCAACCGACTCTGAATACTTTGCAACTAAAGTTAACGACACTAATGGTGTCTATGTTGTTCCTGCCTTTACCGGCTTAGGCGCACCATATTGGGATCCGTATGCCCGCGGTGCTATTTTTGGTTTAACCCGTGGTGCTAACCGTAATCATATTATTCGTGCAACCTTAGAATCTATCGCTTACCAAACACGTGATGTTTTAGATGCAATGCAAGCCGATTCCGGTGCACGTTTACAATCATTGCGTGTTGATGGTGGTGCGGTTGCCAATAACTTCTTGATGCAATTCCAGTCCGATATTTTAGGCACTCGTGTTGAACGTCCTGTTGTCCGTGAAAGTACAGCATTAGGTGCAGCATTCCTTGCGGGTCTTGCTATTGGTTTCTGGAATGATTTAGAAGAAGTTAAAAATAAAGCGGCGATTGATAAAGAATTCCGCCCTGGTATTGAAACCACTGAACGTAACTATCGTTACAATGGTTGGAAAAAAGCCGTTGCCCGAGCACAAGAATGGGAAGATCGCGGTTAA
- a CDS encoding SPOR domain-containing protein: MAQRDYVGRGQTSARRKKTTKSKSKKAAKGLPLTTLITAIAIVALFIGGLYFITHNKKEAVETEPAITGQHPANSLPPKPQERWQYIKELENRQVGTPLLPESPSSGSQINPKATLSPEQLRFLQQIEADKRQPAVQLPEVPYNGEVPRSQVVVTPPATPQPSVVQQPTQAQPEQAPAPTVVTPPKPAVIEAKFLVQCGSFKNTEQAESVRATLAFSGVESRVTKGNDGWIRVLSGPYSKEQANSVNRQAAGAGVSGCILRSSGG; the protein is encoded by the coding sequence GTGGCACAACGAGACTATGTGGGACGAGGGCAGACATCTGCTCGTCGCAAAAAAACAACGAAAAGTAAAAGTAAAAAGGCTGCTAAAGGGTTGCCTTTAACAACACTTATCACGGCAATCGCAATTGTGGCGCTGTTTATCGGCGGCCTCTATTTTATTACGCATAATAAAAAAGAAGCCGTAGAAACAGAACCGGCAATCACTGGGCAGCATCCAGCGAATAGTTTACCGCCTAAACCGCAAGAGCGTTGGCAGTACATTAAAGAACTGGAAAATCGTCAGGTGGGCACACCTCTATTGCCCGAATCGCCCTCTTCAGGTAGCCAGATTAATCCGAAAGCAACACTTTCACCTGAGCAACTGAGATTTTTACAACAAATTGAAGCAGATAAACGTCAACCTGCTGTTCAGTTACCCGAAGTCCCTTACAATGGGGAAGTTCCGCGCTCGCAAGTGGTAGTAACACCACCAGCAACACCCCAGCCTTCTGTTGTTCAACAACCAACACAGGCTCAACCAGAGCAAGCGCCTGCACCTACTGTTGTTACACCGCCTAAACCGGCTGTTATTGAAGCAAAATTTTTAGTGCAATGTGGCTCATTTAAAAATACAGAGCAAGCTGAATCAGTAAGAGCAACACTGGCTTTTTCTGGCGTTGAAAGTCGAGTAACAAAAGGCAATGATGGATGGATACGCGTATTATCAGGCCCTTACAGTAAAGAACAAGCCAATTCAGTAAATAGACAAGCCGCCGGTGCTGGCGTATCAGGTTGTATTCTTCGCTCTTCTGGGGGTTGA
- the emrD gene encoding multidrug efflux MFS transporter EmrD yields MRKLEHANLLLLIIALVAVGQMTQTIYVPVIADMAVYFGEPTGAVQQVMGAYLFSYGFSQLIYGPISDKVGRRPVILVGMTIFCLSTLVAIFSQNLTTLVIASTLQGMGTGVAGVMTRTQPRDLYTGTALRYANSLLNMGVLVSPLLAPMIGGVVAHFFGWHACYIFLLLLGSSVLFCMYRWMPETRPVQVEKRKMLSSFYLLLSNSTFSAFLIMLICALSGIAVFEASSGVLMGGVLGLNSITISILFILPIPAAFFGAWYAGREGKTFVQLMWHSVFCCLSAGILMWLPGWLNIINIWTLLVPAALFFFGAGMLFPLATTGAMEPFPYLAGSAGALVGGLQNVGSGVATWFSALLPQHNQFSLGMIMFAMSVAIMLCWLPLAHRFSHEEHTI; encoded by the coding sequence ATGAGAAAGTTAGAGCATGCAAATCTATTATTATTGATAATTGCACTGGTTGCTGTGGGTCAAATGACGCAAACCATCTATGTTCCAGTGATTGCGGATATGGCGGTTTATTTTGGTGAACCGACAGGTGCTGTACAGCAAGTAATGGGTGCTTATCTTTTTTCTTATGGTTTTTCACAGCTCATTTATGGGCCTATCTCCGATAAAGTAGGGCGTCGCCCTGTTATTTTAGTCGGAATGACGATTTTTTGTTTATCAACACTGGTAGCGATTTTCTCACAAAATTTAACCACGCTGGTTATTGCAAGTACCTTACAAGGGATGGGAACAGGTGTGGCCGGTGTCATGACACGTACTCAACCTCGTGATTTATATACAGGTACGGCATTACGTTACGCCAATAGTTTGTTAAACATGGGGGTTTTAGTTAGCCCATTATTAGCGCCGATGATTGGTGGTGTTGTCGCTCACTTCTTTGGCTGGCATGCGTGTTATATCTTCTTATTATTATTGGGAAGTAGTGTTCTTTTTTGTATGTATCGTTGGATGCCCGAAACTCGCCCAGTACAAGTTGAGAAACGTAAAATGCTGTCCTCATTTTACTTGCTGCTTTCCAATAGTACCTTCAGTGCATTTTTGATTATGCTAATTTGTGCATTATCAGGTATTGCGGTTTTTGAGGCATCAAGCGGTGTCTTAATGGGCGGAGTATTAGGCTTAAATAGTATTACTATCAGTATATTATTTATTTTACCGATCCCTGCCGCATTCTTTGGGGCTTGGTATGCTGGTCGTGAAGGTAAAACCTTTGTGCAATTGATGTGGCACTCTGTTTTTTGTTGTTTATCAGCCGGTATTTTAATGTGGCTCCCCGGTTGGCTAAATATCATTAATATTTGGACTCTTCTGGTACCTGCCGCACTATTTTTCTTTGGTGCTGGTATGTTATTTCCATTAGCAACAACGGGTGCAATGGAGCCATTTCCGTATTTAGCAGGCTCTGCGGGTGCTCTGGTGGGTGGATTACAAAATGTAGGATCAGGTGTTGCAACATGGTTTTCAGCCTTGTTACCACAACACAATCAATTTAGCTTAGGTATGATTATGTTTGCTATGTCAGTGGCCATTATGCTTTGTTGGCTTCCTTTGGCTCACCGTTTTAGCCATGAAGAACATACTATTTAG
- the rraA gene encoding ribonuclease E activity regulator RraA produces MKYDTSELCDIYQEDINVVEPLFSNFGGQSAFSGQIITVKCFEDNGLLYDLLEENGKGRILLVDGGGSVRKALIDAELAQLAVSNEWEGIVVYGAVRQVDALSELDLGIQAMAAIPAGCPSEGIGESDIRVNFGGVTFFSGDYLYADNTGIILSEEPLGLDEDLIEE; encoded by the coding sequence ATGAAATATGATACTTCTGAACTCTGTGATATCTATCAAGAAGATATCAATGTCGTAGAACCGCTTTTCTCAAACTTTGGTGGTCAAAGTGCCTTTAGTGGGCAAATCATCACCGTAAAATGTTTTGAGGATAATGGCCTGCTTTATGACTTACTTGAAGAAAATGGCAAAGGCCGTATTCTCTTAGTCGATGGCGGTGGCTCTGTACGTAAAGCCTTAATTGATGCTGAACTCGCACAACTCGCCGTTTCTAATGAATGGGAAGGTATTGTGGTTTACGGTGCAGTGCGTCAAGTTGACGCATTATCAGAGCTTGATTTAGGTATTCAAGCCATGGCGGCAATACCCGCAGGTTGCCCGAGTGAAGGTATTGGTGAAAGTGATATCCGTGTCAATTTTGGCGGTGTTACGTTCTTCTCTGGTGATTATCTTTATGCCGATAACACAGGGATCATCTTATCAGAAGAGCCTTTAGGCTTAGATGAAGATTTAATTGAAGAATAA